A genomic stretch from Bacterioplanes sanyensis includes:
- a CDS encoding sensor histidine kinase, which produces MPFPVFAIWLAWLLCLASSAQAYSPAQYDSQPFGQGAMQLQDPSLELTLAQVRQSSDWQPTGADHPNFGYTDAAVWFRQTLELPPTQWWLWIRYALLDEVDLYICPKAAPTTHTTEPQPCQHQQSGDSLPFNQRAIQHPDLILPINATGEVELYIRLRSQGTSQLPAWLISEAELDSSLLSYNLLRGGFMCALLVMGLYNLFIALTTGDRNYLLYSGFVLSFLLLHMTYEGSAFQFLWPQWPEVNRYALPMLFGVNQLILCLFVTRFLRLAEHSPTMHGVFTIFAALAALSIPMALVSSYGSVLFAQNLLSTVITVSALTMGIRIWRRGEVAARYFCIAWVVFIIGMVFTNVRSLGWLPTNTLTLFSYQIGSFLEIILLSMALGERITRLQRNELKARQQRLQSQEQAILYLRSFEDLYHNSLTGQFQLDVQGRFTKSNPSWRTMINLAHCDTERLPNFDRLFADDSVTDLWQILQQHGQVQRYLLTCGDGSERRWLSITMRRRRGEELAGSDTAWIGSAQDVTQQTQHEQRLQHAQAEKAQSLRQMVMGIAHEMNTPLGNIQMAQSYLHENIAAVRDDELRQQLCDGSQHIDQGIARLKDLNQVMKNSALIEEQQWQELIHLRQWFRHWQQETLRLDPELQLTVKISSFTQQWFGDSDALGRVLNQLVDNSLRHNRDQALNIHISVYDKGDELRIRYQDNGCGIAKEDRERIFLPFYTTRRSDAGSCGLGLYEVHNLVQEILAGKLQWGSAEGFDLTLVLPLAEADQPQQTRLRPDCLA; this is translated from the coding sequence GTGCCGTTTCCTGTCTTTGCAATATGGCTGGCCTGGCTGTTGTGCCTGGCATCAAGCGCACAGGCCTATTCACCCGCTCAGTACGACAGCCAGCCGTTTGGCCAGGGCGCCATGCAACTGCAGGACCCCAGCCTAGAGCTGACCTTGGCGCAAGTGCGACAGTCATCCGACTGGCAGCCTACCGGCGCCGATCACCCGAACTTTGGCTATACAGACGCCGCCGTCTGGTTTCGCCAGACCCTAGAACTGCCACCGACACAATGGTGGCTGTGGATTCGCTACGCCCTACTGGACGAAGTGGATCTGTACATTTGCCCCAAGGCAGCACCAACGACGCACACCACCGAGCCCCAGCCCTGCCAACATCAGCAAAGCGGCGACAGCCTGCCCTTTAACCAGCGCGCCATTCAACATCCGGATTTGATTCTGCCCATCAACGCCACAGGCGAGGTAGAGCTGTATATACGCTTGCGTAGCCAAGGCACCAGCCAGCTGCCCGCTTGGCTGATCAGCGAAGCGGAGCTGGACAGCTCGTTACTGTCGTACAACTTGCTGCGCGGCGGCTTTATGTGCGCATTGCTGGTAATGGGCCTTTATAACCTCTTTATTGCCCTAACAACGGGCGATCGCAACTATTTGCTGTATTCGGGCTTTGTATTGTCGTTTCTGCTGCTGCACATGACCTACGAAGGCTCAGCGTTTCAATTTTTGTGGCCGCAGTGGCCAGAGGTCAATCGCTACGCTCTGCCGATGTTGTTTGGCGTCAATCAGCTGATTTTGTGCTTATTTGTCACGCGTTTTTTACGCTTGGCCGAGCACAGCCCCACCATGCACGGTGTCTTCACCATATTTGCGGCTCTGGCAGCGCTGTCCATTCCGATGGCGCTGGTGAGCTCGTATGGCTCGGTGTTGTTTGCGCAAAACCTGCTCAGCACCGTCATCACAGTGTCGGCTCTCACCATGGGCATTCGTATTTGGCGCCGTGGCGAGGTCGCCGCACGCTACTTTTGCATCGCCTGGGTGGTGTTCATTATTGGCATGGTCTTCACCAACGTGCGCTCACTGGGTTGGTTACCGACCAATACGCTGACGCTGTTCAGCTATCAGATTGGCTCATTCTTGGAGATTATTTTGCTGTCCATGGCCTTGGGTGAGCGCATTACCCGCTTGCAGCGCAATGAACTGAAAGCCAGGCAGCAGCGCCTGCAAAGTCAGGAGCAAGCGATTTTATACCTGCGCAGCTTTGAAGACCTGTACCACAACTCGCTGACCGGGCAGTTCCAGCTTGATGTGCAGGGACGCTTTACCAAGTCGAACCCCTCCTGGCGCACCATGATCAATCTGGCCCACTGCGACACCGAGCGACTGCCCAACTTTGATCGTCTGTTTGCCGATGATTCGGTAACGGATTTGTGGCAGATCCTACAGCAACACGGTCAGGTGCAGCGCTATCTGTTGACCTGCGGCGATGGTAGCGAACGACGCTGGCTCAGCATCACCATGCGCCGTCGCCGCGGTGAGGAGCTGGCCGGCTCGGACACCGCCTGGATTGGCTCGGCCCAGGACGTCACTCAGCAAACTCAGCACGAGCAACGCCTGCAACATGCCCAAGCAGAAAAAGCGCAATCGTTGCGGCAGATGGTGATGGGCATTGCGCATGAAATGAATACGCCATTGGGCAATATTCAAATGGCGCAAAGCTATTTGCATGAAAACATTGCCGCCGTGCGCGACGATGAGTTGCGCCAGCAACTGTGCGACGGTAGCCAGCACATTGACCAAGGCATAGCACGGCTGAAAGATTTGAATCAGGTGATGAAAAACTCCGCCCTGATCGAAGAGCAACAATGGCAAGAGCTGATTCACCTGCGCCAGTGGTTTCGCCACTGGCAACAAGAGACCTTGCGCCTGGACCCAGAGCTGCAACTGACGGTGAAGATCAGCAGCTTCACCCAACAGTGGTTTGGCGACAGTGATGCCCTGGGCAGAGTGCTCAATCAGCTGGTGGACAACAGCCTGCGCCATAACCGCGACCAAGCGCTGAACATTCATATCAGTGTTTACGACAAAGGCGACGAGCTGCGTATTCGTTATCAGGACAATGGCTGTGGCATTGCCAAAGAGGATCGCGAGCGCATTTTCCTGCCGTTTTACACCACCCGCCGCAGCGATGCTGGCAGCTGTGGTTTAGGGCTGTATGAGGTGCACAATTTGGTGCAGGAAATTCTCGCCGGCAAACTGCAGTGGGGCAGCGCTGAAGGTTTTGATCTGACGCTGGTTTTACCGCTGGCCGAGGCGGATCAGCCGCAGCAGACGCGATTGCGCCCGGACTGCTTGGCCTGA
- a CDS encoding GGDEF domain-containing protein, translating to MPLSPLPSSFPWYADPRRRLLVLLLALLCSWGLACLALGHNLRWEWQIDAIANLAELVIFTLGMCIAQLSGLSESARRPMVLGFFFTSVSCMGDWVDEFVDYSEPIEILVETVEALFVFGLVFAGIGFRRWLMHQKAMLAQQTERTQHFRLLSELDGLTDVYNRAVFDRELPQQIRLAHEAQCDVALLLIDLDHFKRVNDEHGHSVGDQVLRAFGQLLKTELAEHKLLFRYGGEEFAVLLPAVDLKTAQGLAERVRHSTELLHVHGGHGRPLVLSVSIGIAMAELGEDALQLLQRTDHALYQAKQSGRNRVCCG from the coding sequence ATGCCTTTGTCGCCCCTTCCTTCTTCTTTCCCTTGGTACGCTGATCCGCGCCGCCGTTTGTTGGTGTTGTTGCTGGCACTGCTGTGCAGTTGGGGCTTAGCTTGCTTGGCGTTGGGGCACAATCTGCGTTGGGAGTGGCAGATCGACGCCATCGCCAACTTGGCCGAACTAGTGATTTTCACCCTGGGTATGTGCATTGCCCAGCTAAGCGGCCTGTCGGAATCGGCTCGCAGGCCCATGGTGTTGGGGTTTTTCTTCACCAGTGTGTCGTGCATGGGCGACTGGGTTGATGAATTTGTCGATTACTCCGAGCCGATCGAAATTCTGGTGGAAACCGTCGAAGCGCTGTTTGTGTTTGGTCTGGTATTCGCCGGTATTGGCTTTCGGCGCTGGCTGATGCACCAAAAGGCCATGCTGGCGCAACAAACGGAGCGCACTCAGCACTTTCGATTGCTCAGTGAGTTGGACGGATTGACCGACGTCTACAACCGCGCCGTGTTCGACCGCGAGCTGCCGCAGCAAATACGCTTGGCGCACGAAGCACAGTGCGATGTGGCGTTACTGTTGATCGATTTGGATCACTTCAAACGCGTCAATGATGAACATGGCCACAGCGTTGGTGACCAGGTGTTGCGTGCCTTTGGGCAGTTGCTGAAAACCGAGCTGGCGGAGCACAAGTTGTTGTTTCGCTACGGTGGTGAGGAGTTTGCTGTGCTGCTGCCAGCGGTGGATCTAAAAACCGCTCAAGGGCTGGCGGAGCGCGTACGCCACAGTACCGAGCTACTGCACGTTCATGGCGGCCATGGCCGGCCATTGGTGCTGTCGGTCAGTATTGGCATTGCCATGGCAGAGCTGGGTGAAGACGCCCTGCAGCTACTGCAGCGCACCGACCATGCCTTGTATCAGGCCAAGCAGTCCGGGCGCAATCGCGTCTGCTGCGGCTGA